From Lathamus discolor isolate bLatDis1 chromosome 15, bLatDis1.hap1, whole genome shotgun sequence, a single genomic window includes:
- the TRIM32 gene encoding E3 ubiquitin-protein ligase TRIM32 produces the protein MAAATHLNSDALREVLECPICMESFTEEHLRPKLLHCGHTICKQCLEKLLANSINGIRCPFCSKITRITSLAQMTDNLTVLKIIDTTGLGEAVGLLMCKVCGRRLPRHFCKSCSLVLCEPCKESSHMPQGHRVVAIKEAAEERRREFGTRLARLRELMGDLQKRKASLEGVSRDLQSRYKAVLQDYSKEERKIQEELVRSRKFFTSSLSEVEKVNNQVMEEQAYLLNLAEVQIMSRCDYFLAKIKQGDIALLEEAADEEEPELTNSLPRELTLQEVELLKVSHVGPLQIGQVVKKPRTVNVEESLMETAASSSASFREPDLVQEEPSCTPSSSPAKPRMPEAATSIQQCHFIRKMGSKGSLPGMFNLPVSLHVTLQGEVLVADRGNFRIQVFTRKGFLKEIRRSPSGIDSFVLSFLGADLPNLTPLSVTMNCHGLIGVTDSYDNSFKVYTMDGHCVACHRSQLSKPWGIAALPSGQFVVTDVEGGKLWCFTVDRGVGVVKYSCLCSAVRPKFVTCDAEGTIYFTQGLGLNLENRQYEHHLEGGFSIGSVGPDGQLGRQISHFFSENEDFRCIAGMCVDARGDLIVADSSRKEILHFPKGGGYNILIREGLICPVGIAITPKGQLLVLDCWDHCIKIYSYHLRRYSTP, from the coding sequence ATGGCTGCCGCCACTCATCTCAACTCGGATGCACTCCGAGAGGTCCTGGAGTGCCCCATTTGCATGGAATCCTTCACTGAGGAGCACCTGAGACCCAAGCTCTTACACTGCGGGCACACTATCTGCAAACAGTGCTTGGAGAAGCTCCTGGCAAACAGCATTAATGGGATCCGGTGCCCCTTCTGCAGCAAAATCACACGGATCACAAGCTTAGCTCAGATGACCGACAACCTGACTGTGCTGAAAATCATAGACACCACTGGACTGGGAGAAGCAGTGGGTCTTCTCATGTGCAAGGTCTGTGGGAGAAGGTTGCCAAGACACTTctgcaagagctgcagcttGGTTTTATGTGAGCCCTGCAAGGAGTCATCACACATGCCTCAAGGACATAGAGTTGTTGCGATCAAAGAGGCTGCTGAAGAGCGTAGGAGGGAATTTGGGACGAGGCTTGCCAGACTTCGGGAGCTCATGGGTgatctgcagaaaagaaaagcatctctGGAGGGTGTTTCAAGAGACCTGCAGTCTAGGTACAAAGCAGTTCTGCAAGATTACAGCAAAGAAGAGCGCAAGATCCAGGAGGAACTGGTCAGGTCACGCAAGTTCTTCACCAGCTCTTTGTCAGAAGTGGAGAAGGTAAATAATCAGGTCATGGAGGAGCAAGCCTATCTGCTGAACTTAGCAGAAGTGCAGATCATGTCTCGCTGTGACTATTTCCTTGCCAAAATCAAGCAGGGAGATATAGCCCTCTTAGAGGAGGCAGCAGATGAGGAAGAACCAGAACTGACAAACAGTCTTCCAAGGGAGCTGACTCTTCAAGAGGTTGAACTCCTGAAGGTGAGCCATGTGGGACCACTGCAGATCGGGCAGGTGGTGAAGAAGCCCCGCACTGTTAACGTGGAGGAGTCCCTCATGGAAACTGCAGCATCCTCATCGGCATCATTCAGGGAGCCTGACCTGGTGCAAGAGGAGCCCAGCTGCACACCCAGTTCCTCCCCAGCCAAGCCAAGGATGCCTGAAGCAGCCACGAGCATCCAGCAGTGTCACTTCATCAGGAAGATGGGCTCCAAGGGCAGCTTGCCAGGGATGTTTAACCTCCCTGTCAGCCTACACGTCACCCTGCAGGGCGAGGTGCTTGTTGCAGACAGAGGCAACTTCCGAATCCAGGTTTTTACCCGGAAGGGCTTCCTGAAGGAGATCCGCCGGAGCCCCAGCGGAATCGACAGCTTTGTTTTGAGTTTCCTTGGAGCAGACTTACCCAATTTGACACCCCTTTCTGTCACCATGAACTGCCACGGCCTCATAGGTGTGACTGACAGCTACGATAACTCTTTCAAGGTCTACACCATGGATGGCCATTGCGTGGCGTGTCACCGGAGCCAGCTAAGCAAGCCCTGGGGCATCGCTGCTCTGCCTTCGGGCCAGTTCGTAGTGACTGATGTGGAAGGAGGCAAACTCTGGTGTTTCACAGTGGACCGTGGCGTGGGGGTAGTGAAGTACAGCTGCTTATGTAGTGCAGTGCGCCCCAAGTTTGTCACCTGCGATGCTGAAGGGACCATATACTTTACCCAAGGGCTAGGGCTTAACCTGGAGAACCGGCAGTACGAGCACCATTTAGAAGGAGGTTTTTCAATTGGCTCTGTTGGCCCAGATGGGCAGCTGGGACGCCAGATTAGCCACTTCTTCTCTGAGAATGAGGATTTCAGGTGCATAGCTGGGATGTGCGTGGATGCCAGGGGAGACCTCATTGTTGCTGACAGCAGCCGTAAAGAAATCCTGCATTTTCCTAAAGGAGGGGGCTATAACATCTTAATCCGGGAAGGACTCATCTGCCCAGTTGGTATTGCCATTACTCCCAAAGGGCAGCTGCTGGTTCTGGACTGTTGGGATCATTGCATTAAGATCTACAGTTACCACCTGAGAAGATATTCCACCCCTTAA